In Sandaracinaceae bacterium, one DNA window encodes the following:
- a CDS encoding sulfite exporter TauE/SafE family protein — MQTRRWIFFAWLAAFYVAWATLVLVGDLWPTVASHWPIAASMAAGSYFAGSTPMGGGTVGFPVLVLLFDQPASMGRNFGFAVQSIGMVSASIYILSHRVPIDWRTLRAALPAAALTTPLCAALIAPRVPSALATLVYSVIVASFGLMHLARIRTVAACTRRRPSEREGRWLGLVAGCAGGLVASMTGVGIDMLVYIGMVAYARVDMRVAIPTSVILMAFTSLVGVGSNVALGSVDRAVFDNWLAAAPIVALGAPLGSIVVTYLSREKTLLVTSVLCVAQLVWALVSEGITGLPLVATLSAVAALAGGFHVLFRAGARGARAASRVLPRP; from the coding sequence TTGCAGACTCGACGCTGGATCTTCTTCGCCTGGCTCGCTGCATTCTACGTCGCCTGGGCGACGCTCGTGCTCGTGGGCGACCTCTGGCCCACGGTCGCCTCGCACTGGCCGATCGCGGCCTCGATGGCGGCCGGCTCGTACTTCGCGGGCTCGACCCCGATGGGCGGCGGCACGGTGGGCTTCCCGGTGCTCGTCCTCCTGTTCGATCAGCCCGCCTCGATGGGCCGTAACTTCGGCTTCGCCGTGCAGTCGATCGGGATGGTCTCCGCGAGCATCTACATCCTCTCGCACCGCGTGCCCATCGACTGGCGCACCCTGCGCGCCGCGCTCCCCGCCGCCGCGCTCACGACGCCGCTCTGCGCCGCGCTCATCGCGCCGCGCGTGCCGTCCGCGCTGGCCACCCTGGTCTACTCGGTCATCGTCGCCTCGTTCGGCCTCATGCACCTCGCGCGCATCCGGACCGTGGCCGCCTGCACACGGAGGCGCCCCTCCGAGCGGGAGGGGCGGTGGCTCGGGCTCGTCGCCGGTTGCGCGGGGGGCCTCGTCGCGTCGATGACCGGCGTCGGCATCGACATGCTCGTCTACATCGGCATGGTGGCGTACGCGCGGGTCGACATGCGCGTCGCGATCCCGACGTCGGTGATCCTGATGGCCTTCACCTCGCTCGTCGGCGTCGGCTCGAACGTCGCCCTCGGATCCGTCGATCGCGCGGTCTTCGACAACTGGCTCGCCGCCGCGCCCATCGTCGCGCTCGGCGCGCCGCTCGGCTCGATCGTCGTCACGTACCTGTCCCGGGAGAAGACCCTGCTCGTGACGTCCGTCCTCTGCGTCGCGCAGCTCGTCTGGGCCCTCGTCTCGGAGGGGATCACGGGGCTGCCCCTCGTCGCGACGCTGTCGGCCGTCGCCGCGCTGGCCGGCGGCTTCCACGTGCTCTTCCGCGCCGGAGCGCGAGGCGCGCGGGCTGCGAGCCGTGTTCTCCCTCGTCCGTGA
- a CDS encoding DUF4870 domain-containing protein: protein MAAVAHGATFVEGGLIGPLIIYLLKKDESEFVAFHALQSLYFGLAFLAATVLTCGFGAIILVWPYLIFEVIATIRAYEGQWYELPLVGKYARDKHPGPMPAQF from the coding sequence ATGGCCGCCGTCGCGCACGGCGCGACCTTCGTGGAGGGTGGCCTCATCGGGCCGCTCATCATCTACCTGCTGAAGAAGGACGAGAGCGAGTTCGTCGCCTTCCACGCCCTGCAGTCGCTCTACTTCGGGCTCGCGTTCCTGGCCGCCACCGTCCTGACGTGCGGCTTCGGCGCCATCATCCTCGTCTGGCCGTACCTGATCTTCGAGGTCATCGCGACCATCCGCGCGTACGAGGGTCAGTGGTACGAGCTGCCCCTGGTCGGCAAGTACGCCCGGGACAAGCACCCGGGGCCGATGCCCGCGCAGTTCTGA
- a CDS encoding GMC family oxidoreductase gives MILDGRELEDGSVLDCEVCVIGAGAAGITVARRLMAEGRRVILVSGGGRERDPDMQALYAASMSGLGTWQPRRLRLRQHGGSTHHWSGFCLPLEPEDFAARAWIPNSGWPLAYADVLPYYRRAQLDVELAEMVYGPAEVAEATGDAPLDVEGGAIASVTYQFSPPSRFATVYEDELESSSSPTLLHAHVTQLVLNEGHERVVRAECAVLSGPRFTIEAGRFVLACGGIDNPRLLLASNAQIPEGIGNAHDRVGRFFMEHPHFYRGAVWVAPTELDTRFYRLRRATLDHPDGEGRSISMQGALALSASVREREGLPGFAATVGGRDFDDVEVAPLTPDRTLTLLGHHEEVQLWALDCRVEQTPHPESRVTLAGGADALGMPQADVSWQIRDRDMETLARGLELIGAELGARRLGRLWRSVDAEGRFDWQLEAGGHHMGTTRMAARPEDGVVDADCKVFGTENLYVAGSSVFVTGGHANPTLTLVALAERLADHLLERPYEPPSEREEEP, from the coding sequence TTGATCCTGGACGGACGGGAGCTGGAGGACGGAAGCGTCCTCGACTGTGAGGTATGTGTGATCGGCGCCGGGGCGGCGGGGATCACGGTGGCGCGCCGCCTGATGGCCGAGGGCCGGCGCGTGATCCTCGTCAGCGGCGGGGGGCGCGAGCGCGACCCCGACATGCAGGCGCTCTACGCGGCGTCGATGAGCGGCCTCGGGACGTGGCAGCCGCGGCGGCTCCGGCTGCGTCAGCACGGCGGCAGCACCCACCACTGGTCGGGCTTCTGCCTGCCGCTCGAGCCGGAGGACTTCGCGGCGCGCGCGTGGATCCCGAACAGCGGCTGGCCGCTCGCGTACGCCGACGTGCTGCCCTATTACCGCCGCGCGCAGCTCGACGTGGAGCTGGCGGAGATGGTCTACGGCCCGGCGGAGGTCGCGGAGGCCACGGGCGACGCGCCGCTCGACGTCGAGGGCGGCGCGATCGCGAGCGTGACCTATCAGTTCAGCCCGCCCTCGCGCTTCGCCACCGTCTACGAGGACGAGCTGGAGTCGTCCTCGTCGCCCACACTGCTGCACGCGCACGTGACGCAGCTCGTCTTGAACGAGGGGCACGAGCGGGTCGTGCGCGCGGAGTGCGCGGTGCTGTCGGGCCCGCGGTTCACCATCGAGGCGGGGCGCTTCGTGCTCGCGTGCGGGGGCATCGACAACCCGCGGCTCCTGCTCGCCTCGAACGCGCAGATCCCCGAAGGCATCGGCAACGCCCACGACCGGGTCGGGCGCTTCTTCATGGAGCACCCGCACTTCTACCGGGGGGCGGTCTGGGTCGCGCCGACCGAGCTGGACACGCGCTTCTATCGCCTGCGGCGCGCCACGCTCGATCACCCGGACGGGGAGGGCCGCTCGATCAGCATGCAGGGCGCGCTCGCGCTGAGCGCGTCGGTGCGAGAGCGCGAGGGGCTCCCCGGCTTCGCCGCGACGGTGGGCGGCCGCGACTTCGACGACGTCGAGGTGGCGCCGCTGACGCCCGACCGCACGCTGACCCTCCTCGGCCACCACGAAGAGGTGCAGCTCTGGGCGCTCGACTGCCGCGTGGAGCAGACGCCCCATCCCGAGAGCCGCGTGACGCTCGCCGGGGGCGCCGACGCGCTCGGCATGCCGCAGGCGGACGTGAGCTGGCAGATCCGAGACCGGGACATGGAGACGCTCGCCCGCGGGCTCGAGCTCATCGGCGCCGAGCTCGGCGCGCGCCGCCTCGGTCGGCTCTGGCGCTCGGTCGACGCGGAGGGGCGCTTCGACTGGCAGCTCGAGGCGGGAGGCCACCACATGGGCACCACGCGCATGGCCGCGCGCCCCGAGGACGGCGTCGTGGACGCGGACTGCAAGGTCTTCGGCACCGAGAACCTCTACGTGGCCGGCAGCTCCGTGTTCGTCACGGGCGGGCACGCGAACCCCACGCTCACCCTCGTCGCGTTGGCCGAGCGCCTCGCCGACCACCTGCTCGAGCGCCCCTACGAGCCTCCCTCCGAGCGTGAGGAGGAGCCGTGA
- a CDS encoding helicase-associated domain-containing protein gives MSDQRPAIVQGDRTVLLEVDHPGYDAARKQLARFAELEKSPEHVHTYRVGDLSLWNAAAAGLTADEVLSALRAMSRFPVPSHVEHEIMDRMARHGVCSLHDHPSDPSKLRLAVREPGVRQRLAANRKLSERLAPCPDGFLIDLIDRGPVKQSILKLGWPVDDRAGLREGAPLEVGLRQDVFVPYPHQLAARDAFLDAGSHGVIVLPCGAGKTVLAMMAIAALKTRTLVLTSGREACTQWRRELLAKTTLGEDDVAVYASGSHRVAPVTVSTYAMMARRGGAGPTKHVHFDRVAGEPWGLVVYDEVHLLPAPMFRLTAEMQAHRRLGLTATLVREDGRASDVFALIGPKRYDVPWRELEASGHIANATCFEVRVDMPASLAGDYASASLREQPRIAAENPAKLRALAEIARRHEGDRLLVLGSYLAPLDAAGRLLSAPVITGSTPHAERETLLEGFREGDISRLVLSRVGNFALDLPEANVMIQISGTMGSRQEEAQRLGRILRPKAGGATFYSLVSRDTVEQQHALHRQLFLTEQGYRYYLEDWSDGPEEEGATLH, from the coding sequence GTGTCGGACCAGCGCCCCGCCATCGTCCAGGGAGACCGCACGGTCCTCCTGGAGGTCGACCACCCGGGCTACGACGCAGCGCGCAAGCAGCTGGCGCGCTTCGCCGAGCTCGAGAAGTCGCCCGAGCACGTGCACACCTACCGCGTCGGAGATCTCTCGCTCTGGAACGCGGCCGCCGCGGGCCTCACCGCCGACGAGGTGCTGAGCGCGCTGAGGGCGATGAGCCGCTTCCCCGTGCCCTCGCACGTGGAGCACGAGATCATGGATCGCATGGCGCGCCACGGGGTGTGCTCGCTGCATGACCACCCCTCGGACCCGAGCAAGCTCAGGCTGGCGGTGCGCGAGCCGGGCGTGCGGCAGCGTCTCGCGGCGAACCGGAAGCTCTCGGAGCGGCTCGCCCCGTGCCCCGACGGCTTCCTCATCGACCTGATCGATCGCGGTCCGGTCAAGCAATCCATCTTGAAGCTCGGCTGGCCGGTGGACGACCGCGCGGGGCTGCGAGAGGGCGCCCCGCTCGAGGTCGGCTTGCGTCAGGACGTGTTCGTCCCCTATCCGCATCAGCTCGCAGCCCGCGACGCCTTCCTGGACGCCGGCAGCCACGGCGTGATCGTGCTCCCGTGTGGCGCGGGCAAGACGGTGCTCGCGATGATGGCCATCGCCGCGCTGAAGACCCGCACGCTCGTGCTCACCAGCGGGCGCGAGGCCTGCACGCAGTGGCGGCGCGAGCTGCTGGCCAAGACCACGCTCGGGGAGGACGACGTGGCGGTGTACGCGTCGGGGAGCCACCGCGTCGCGCCGGTCACCGTCAGCACCTACGCGATGATGGCGCGCCGCGGTGGCGCAGGCCCGACGAAGCACGTGCACTTCGATCGGGTCGCGGGCGAGCCGTGGGGGCTCGTGGTGTACGACGAGGTGCACCTGCTCCCGGCGCCGATGTTTCGCCTCACCGCGGAGATGCAGGCCCACCGCCGGCTCGGGCTCACCGCCACCCTCGTGCGCGAGGACGGACGCGCCTCCGACGTCTTCGCGCTGATCGGCCCGAAGCGCTACGACGTGCCGTGGCGAGAGCTCGAGGCGTCCGGGCACATCGCCAACGCGACGTGCTTCGAGGTGAGGGTGGACATGCCCGCCTCGCTCGCGGGTGACTACGCGTCGGCGTCGCTCCGGGAGCAGCCGCGCATCGCGGCGGAGAACCCTGCCAAGCTGCGCGCGCTGGCCGAGATCGCGCGCCGTCACGAGGGCGATCGTCTCCTCGTGCTCGGCAGCTACCTCGCGCCGCTCGACGCGGCGGGGCGTCTGCTGTCGGCCCCCGTCATCACCGGGTCGACGCCGCACGCGGAGCGAGAGACGCTCCTCGAGGGCTTCCGCGAGGGCGACATCTCTCGCCTGGTGCTGTCGCGCGTGGGGAACTTCGCGCTCGACCTGCCCGAGGCGAACGTGATGATCCAGATCAGCGGCACCATGGGCTCGCGCCAGGAGGAGGCGCAGCGCCTCGGGCGGATCCTGCGCCCGAAGGCGGGCGGCGCGACCTTCTATTCGCTGGTCTCGCGCGACACCGTCGAGCAACAGCACGCCCTGCACCGTCAGCTCTTCTTGACGGAGCAGGGCTACCGCTACTACCTGGAGGATTGGAGCGATGGCCCGGAAGAAGAAGGCGCGACCCTCCACTGA
- a CDS encoding helix-hairpin-helix domain-containing protein has translation MGRRQVTDALERLAFAAELLEDERARTWARAAWAIRNLEGDVEEMRVSGALAKTRGVGKGVLGVIDEVLEGKKPGALMEMEAKLPEGLFAVRRVKGLGPKKVKQLWSELTITSLGELEYACRENRLVDLKGFGRKTQQKVLEQIERIRETEGLLRRDQAEAVLGPVLDALEEVYPQVEPAGEVRRGLELVRELVVLVEGEALVEGEALAEAQAIVDAARPPELKVQVALADAETFGARLVWLSSADAHRAALSLRAEARGMRFDAGGLWMASPDELAPLGTPEEDDVYRALGLVPTAPERREEGVPLVEAGRAVTPLVTIDDLRGALHNHTVASDGSHSLEEMRDAAAARGLEYLHISEHSHSAFYARGLDAERLAEQLRAIEALNAGAPECVLLSGVESDILAEGELDYDEDVLARLDVVIASVHRRHGQDAAQMTARMVAAAQNRMTDVVGHPTGRLLLGRAPSAFDVDAFFDACAESGCAVELNANPHRLDLNETHLAMAKERGLLVSIAADAHATRELDNLAHGVTIARRAGLTAEDVLNARSLPELRRWVSARRSAK, from the coding sequence ATGGGTCGACGGCAGGTCACGGATGCGCTCGAGCGGCTGGCGTTCGCGGCGGAGCTGCTCGAGGACGAGCGGGCGCGCACCTGGGCCCGGGCCGCGTGGGCGATCCGGAACCTCGAGGGCGACGTCGAGGAGATGCGCGTCAGCGGTGCGCTCGCCAAGACCCGCGGGGTCGGCAAGGGCGTGCTCGGCGTCATCGACGAGGTGCTCGAGGGGAAGAAGCCAGGCGCGCTGATGGAGATGGAGGCGAAGCTGCCCGAGGGGCTCTTCGCGGTGCGGCGGGTGAAGGGGCTCGGGCCGAAGAAGGTCAAGCAGCTCTGGAGCGAGCTGACGATCACCTCGCTCGGCGAGCTCGAGTACGCGTGCCGCGAGAACCGGCTCGTCGACCTCAAGGGCTTCGGGCGCAAGACGCAACAGAAGGTGCTCGAGCAGATCGAGCGCATCCGCGAGACGGAGGGGCTGCTGCGCCGCGACCAGGCAGAGGCGGTGCTCGGCCCGGTGCTCGACGCGCTCGAGGAGGTCTACCCGCAGGTGGAGCCGGCGGGCGAGGTGCGCCGGGGGCTCGAGCTGGTGCGGGAGCTCGTCGTGCTCGTGGAGGGCGAGGCGCTGGTCGAGGGCGAGGCGCTCGCCGAGGCGCAGGCGATCGTGGACGCGGCGCGGCCGCCGGAGCTGAAGGTCCAGGTGGCGCTCGCCGACGCGGAGACCTTCGGCGCGCGGCTGGTCTGGCTGAGCAGCGCCGACGCGCACCGCGCCGCGCTCTCGCTCCGGGCCGAGGCGCGCGGCATGCGCTTCGACGCGGGCGGGCTGTGGATGGCCAGCCCTGACGAGCTGGCGCCGCTCGGCACGCCCGAGGAGGACGACGTCTACCGCGCGCTCGGGCTGGTGCCGACCGCGCCGGAGCGACGGGAGGAGGGCGTGCCGCTGGTCGAGGCGGGCCGGGCCGTCACGCCGCTGGTCACCATCGACGACCTGCGCGGCGCGCTCCACAACCACACGGTCGCCTCCGACGGCAGCCACAGCCTCGAGGAGATGCGCGACGCGGCGGCCGCGCGCGGGCTCGAGTACCTGCACATCAGCGAGCACAGCCATTCGGCGTTCTACGCGCGCGGGCTCGACGCGGAGCGGCTCGCGGAGCAGCTGCGCGCCATCGAGGCGCTCAACGCGGGCGCGCCCGAGTGCGTGCTGCTCAGCGGGGTCGAGAGCGACATCCTGGCCGAAGGCGAGCTCGACTACGACGAGGACGTGCTGGCGCGGCTCGACGTGGTGATCGCGTCGGTGCATCGGCGGCACGGCCAGGACGCGGCGCAGATGACGGCGCGCATGGTCGCCGCGGCGCAGAACCGCATGACGGACGTGGTGGGGCACCCGACGGGGCGGCTGCTGCTGGGGCGCGCGCCGAGCGCCTTCGACGTGGACGCGTTCTTCGACGCGTGCGCCGAGAGCGGCTGCGCGGTGGAGCTGAACGCGAACCCGCATCGACTGGATCTGAACGAGACCCACCTCGCGATGGCGAAGGAGCGCGGGTTGCTCGTGTCCATCGCGGCCGACGCGCACGCGACGCGCGAGCTGGACAACCTCGCGCACGGGGTGACGATCGCGCGGCGCGCGGGGCTGACGGCCGAGGACGTGCTCAACGCGCGCTCGCTGCCGGAGCTCCGCCGCTGGGTCAGCGCGCGCCGATCGGCGAAATAG
- a CDS encoding tetratricopeptide repeat protein, translating to MTERGMEIDDRPAPEEPQALIQRAFDVARRDPDQAEERLREAAKAAPEDATVRWALARFLHDARGDVDEAEAVYRAALELDPEHSAALSDYARLLHYLRRDLDAAEALYRRAVEARPDRADPRCDLAYFTEQARGDHDGAEVIYEQALALEPTHPDSLESFARFLHHVRRDAERARSMYQRAIDASPERADLRAWYAVFLQTLGDDPDGAAHAFEQAIALAPQDGFALSNYALLLFSRGRELDRAEQLFTRALAAEPDRWSTHWWFAAFLDEARGDRPRAARHYRRAVELQPAHATLLRQYQLFLEGGAREREVGRTLRSTRVDETSDAGYAHEQARRFDEAEAAYREALEIDADHGPTLRRFAALLEKVGALDEAESHLRRAVALAPRDGWAHGLLARFLHRQRGDVTEADRHYRQAIAAGLHDPKWLGEYARFLEEQVSEHGRAETYYERALDAEATPEVAVDYARFLELRRGDLEGAASLFERAVQLAPDDVYPLRQYARFLEDTRGDLDAAEAQYLRAVAFAPHDAMTLSWYARFLERRRSDDLRAAQYHLRAARAEPDRAERWAAVVRFLLERGLVEEASHSLRRWLERARPDDGGAPLCEAYFYGLVYLPEDERGVCFEKLKGLVAEGADPGRWDPEPHLDRLRRSTRPDKPWVERLARVLVDRMRA from the coding sequence GTGACCGAGCGGGGCATGGAGATCGACGATCGGCCGGCTCCCGAGGAGCCGCAGGCGCTCATCCAGCGCGCCTTCGACGTCGCGCGCCGTGATCCCGACCAGGCCGAGGAGCGGCTGCGGGAGGCGGCGAAGGCGGCCCCCGAGGACGCGACGGTGCGCTGGGCGCTCGCGCGCTTCCTGCACGACGCGCGCGGCGACGTGGACGAGGCCGAGGCGGTCTACCGGGCGGCGCTCGAGCTCGACCCGGAGCACTCGGCCGCGCTGTCGGACTACGCGCGGCTGCTCCACTACCTGCGGCGCGATCTCGACGCGGCCGAGGCCCTCTACCGTCGCGCGGTCGAGGCGCGCCCGGACCGGGCCGATCCGCGCTGCGACCTGGCGTACTTCACCGAGCAGGCGCGCGGGGATCACGACGGGGCCGAGGTGATCTACGAGCAGGCCCTGGCCCTCGAGCCCACGCACCCCGACAGCCTCGAGTCGTTCGCGCGCTTTCTGCATCACGTGCGCCGCGACGCGGAGCGCGCCCGCTCGATGTACCAGCGCGCCATCGACGCCTCGCCCGAGCGCGCGGATCTGCGCGCCTGGTACGCGGTGTTCCTGCAGACGCTCGGCGACGATCCGGACGGGGCGGCGCACGCGTTCGAGCAGGCCATCGCGCTCGCGCCCCAGGATGGCTTCGCGCTGAGCAACTACGCGCTCCTCCTCTTCAGCCGCGGCCGCGAGCTCGACCGGGCCGAGCAGCTCTTCACCCGCGCGCTCGCGGCGGAGCCGGACCGGTGGAGCACGCACTGGTGGTTCGCCGCCTTCCTGGACGAGGCGCGCGGAGATCGGCCGCGCGCGGCGCGCCACTACCGGCGCGCGGTGGAGCTGCAGCCCGCGCACGCGACCCTGCTGCGCCAGTATCAGCTCTTCCTCGAGGGCGGGGCGCGCGAGCGCGAGGTCGGCCGCACGCTCCGCTCCACGCGCGTCGACGAGACGAGCGACGCGGGCTACGCGCACGAGCAGGCCCGGCGCTTCGACGAGGCCGAGGCGGCGTACCGGGAGGCGCTCGAGATCGACGCCGACCACGGCCCGACGCTCCGGCGCTTCGCGGCGCTGCTCGAGAAGGTCGGCGCGCTCGACGAGGCCGAGTCGCACCTGCGCCGCGCGGTCGCGCTCGCGCCGCGGGACGGCTGGGCGCACGGGCTGCTCGCGCGCTTCCTCCACCGCCAGCGCGGCGACGTCACCGAGGCGGACCGGCACTACCGCCAGGCCATCGCGGCGGGGCTGCACGATCCGAAGTGGCTGGGCGAGTACGCGCGCTTCCTCGAGGAGCAGGTGAGCGAGCACGGGCGGGCGGAGACCTACTACGAGCGCGCGCTCGACGCGGAGGCGACCCCCGAGGTCGCGGTGGACTACGCGCGCTTCCTCGAGCTGCGCCGCGGCGATCTCGAGGGCGCCGCGTCGCTCTTCGAGCGCGCGGTACAGCTCGCCCCCGACGACGTGTACCCGCTGCGCCAGTACGCGCGCTTCCTCGAGGACACGCGCGGCGACCTCGACGCGGCGGAGGCGCAGTACCTCCGGGCCGTGGCCTTCGCTCCCCACGACGCGATGACGCTCAGCTGGTACGCGCGGTTCCTGGAGCGGCGCCGCAGCGACGATCTGCGGGCCGCGCAATATCACCTGCGCGCCGCGCGGGCCGAGCCCGACCGGGCGGAGCGCTGGGCCGCGGTCGTGCGCTTCTTGCTGGAGCGCGGGCTGGTGGAGGAGGCCTCACACTCGCTGCGGCGCTGGCTCGAGCGCGCGCGCCCCGATGACGGCGGCGCCCCGCTCTGTGAGGCGTATTTCTACGGGCTCGTGTACCTCCCGGAGGACGAGCGCGGCGTGTGCTTCGAGAAGCTCAAGGGGCTCGTGGCCGAAGGCGCCGACCCGGGGCGCTGGGATCCCGAGCCTCACCTGGATCGCTTGCGGCGGTCCACACGGCCTGACAAACCGTGGGTGGAGCGCCTGGCGCGCGTCCTCGTCGACCGCATGCGAGCTTGA
- a CDS encoding phosphotransferase yields MSIPAAVCAAYELDDEAPSPISVGWINRTFVAKRGGAPLVVQALHPIFRGEVNLDIEAITARLAARGLETPRLVRTATGEPWIEADGVWRALTYVEGETHASLTPTQAREAAALVGRFHRALEGFEHTFHFSRPGAHDTPKHLAKLRGLLDAAPDHGDAQLARAVLDAAASLPTLPSLPTRIVHGDLKATNLRFDGDRARCLLDLDTLAHGTLAVELGDALRSWCNATNEADPEARFDPTIFAAALEGWAPVVRDLVTEAERRSLVGGVETITLELASRFAADLFEDRYFGWDEARFDSRRAHNRARTHAHLSLARSLRAQRDALEARVERAFR; encoded by the coding sequence GTGTCGATCCCCGCCGCGGTGTGCGCCGCCTACGAGCTCGATGACGAAGCGCCGAGCCCCATCTCGGTCGGGTGGATCAACCGGACCTTCGTGGCGAAGCGCGGCGGCGCGCCCCTCGTGGTGCAGGCCCTGCACCCGATCTTCCGCGGCGAGGTGAACCTCGACATCGAGGCGATCACCGCGCGGCTCGCGGCGCGGGGGCTCGAGACGCCCCGGCTGGTCCGCACGGCGACGGGCGAGCCCTGGATCGAAGCGGACGGAGTCTGGCGGGCGCTGACCTACGTCGAGGGCGAGACCCACGCCTCGCTCACGCCCACGCAAGCGCGCGAGGCGGCGGCGCTGGTGGGGCGCTTCCACCGCGCGCTCGAGGGCTTCGAGCACACCTTCCACTTCAGCCGCCCGGGCGCGCACGACACGCCGAAGCACCTCGCCAAGCTGCGCGGGCTGCTGGACGCGGCGCCCGATCACGGCGACGCGCAGCTCGCCCGCGCGGTGCTCGACGCGGCCGCGTCCCTGCCCACCCTGCCGTCCCTGCCCACCCGCATCGTGCACGGAGATCTCAAGGCCACGAACCTCCGCTTCGACGGGGATCGGGCGCGCTGCCTGCTGGACCTCGACACCCTGGCCCACGGCACCCTCGCGGTGGAGCTCGGCGACGCGCTGCGCTCCTGGTGCAACGCGACCAACGAGGCGGACCCGGAGGCGCGCTTCGATCCGACGATCTTCGCCGCCGCGCTCGAGGGCTGGGCGCCCGTGGTGCGCGACCTCGTCACCGAGGCGGAGCGCAGGTCGCTCGTGGGCGGCGTCGAGACGATCACCCTCGAGCTCGCGAGCCGCTTCGCGGCCGATCTCTTCGAGGACCGCTACTTCGGCTGGGACGAGGCGCGCTTCGACTCGCGCCGCGCGCACAACCGCGCCCGGACCCACGCGCACCTCTCGCTCGCCCGGTCCCTCCGCGCGCAACGCGACGCGCTCGAGGCGAGGGTCGAGCGCGCCTTCCGCTGA
- a CDS encoding Kazal-type serine protease inhibitor domain-containing protein, whose amino-acid sequence MRQRLLMACVCAFGLAGCVAADAKEDLGDPVDETEAGKADFFSRRVEVVDTLDYGTSVSGTYAARGFSGYTFTGAAGARVVLDLVGDGNDPVLYLYGPQVGADWARARRVARNDDWGGGFDSHLDVRLPSDGTYLVLAREYWSDGGAFTLSLACEGGECRPECRGDVCPTGAICERIYCIRAPCPSFCAPEPVETACGSRGLPACGEGQFCDWAPDADCGRSDRPGSCEAQPTICTREYAPVCGCDGNTYSNRCGAHAAGVSVDYEGACAPTGPCTDAECGPRPGRPNMLCDDGVTVAGPGDCVRDEGGACGWEIIECPAPQACGGLAGLTCGEGQFCNYAAGDLCGAADATGTCAPTPEVCTADYMPVCGCDGRTYSNACQAHAAGTSVASEGECDAGCRVAGCSGERCVGPDDPGFSTCIWREEYACYRGATCERQMDGACGWTMDADLRACLGR is encoded by the coding sequence ATGCGACAGCGACTTCTCATGGCTTGTGTGTGTGCGTTCGGGCTGGCCGGCTGCGTGGCCGCGGACGCCAAGGAGGACCTCGGCGATCCGGTCGACGAGACCGAGGCGGGCAAGGCCGACTTCTTCTCGCGCCGCGTCGAGGTGGTGGACACGCTCGACTACGGCACCTCGGTCAGCGGCACCTACGCCGCGCGCGGCTTCAGCGGCTACACCTTCACCGGCGCGGCCGGGGCGCGTGTGGTCCTCGACCTCGTGGGCGACGGGAACGACCCCGTGCTCTACCTCTACGGCCCGCAGGTCGGCGCCGACTGGGCGCGCGCGCGGCGCGTGGCCCGCAACGACGACTGGGGCGGCGGCTTCGACTCGCACCTCGACGTGCGGCTCCCGAGCGACGGCACCTACCTCGTGCTCGCGCGCGAGTACTGGAGCGACGGCGGCGCGTTCACCCTGAGCCTCGCGTGCGAGGGCGGCGAGTGCCGGCCCGAGTGTCGCGGCGACGTGTGCCCGACCGGCGCCATCTGCGAGCGCATCTACTGCATCCGCGCGCCCTGCCCGAGCTTCTGCGCGCCCGAGCCCGTCGAGACCGCCTGCGGCAGCCGCGGCCTGCCCGCCTGCGGCGAGGGTCAGTTCTGCGACTGGGCGCCCGACGCGGACTGCGGCCGGAGCGACCGGCCCGGCAGCTGTGAAGCGCAGCCCACGATCTGCACCCGCGAGTACGCGCCGGTCTGCGGCTGCGACGGCAACACCTACAGCAACCGCTGCGGCGCCCACGCGGCCGGCGTGTCGGTCGACTACGAGGGCGCCTGCGCCCCGACCGGCCCGTGCACGGACGCCGAGTGCGGCCCGCGCCCGGGTCGGCCGAACATGCTCTGCGACGACGGCGTGACGGTGGCCGGCCCCGGCGACTGCGTGCGCGACGAAGGAGGCGCCTGCGGCTGGGAGATCATCGAGTGCCCGGCGCCCCAGGCCTGCGGAGGCCTCGCCGGCCTGACCTGCGGCGAGGGGCAGTTCTGCAACTACGCCGCGGGCGATCTCTGCGGCGCGGCCGACGCGACCGGCACCTGCGCGCCGACCCCCGAGGTCTGCACCGCGGACTACATGCCGGTCTGCGGCTGCGACGGGCGCACCTACTCCAACGCGTGTCAGGCGCACGCGGCCGGCACCTCGGTGGCGAGCGAGGGCGAGTGCGACGCGGGCTGCCGCGTGGCCGGCTGCTCGGGCGAGCGCTGCGTCGGGCCGGACGACCCCGGCTTCAGCACCTGCATCTGGCGCGAGGAGTACGCCTGCTACCGCGGCGCGACCTGCGAGCGGCAGATGGACGGCGCGTGCGGCTGGACGATGGACGCGGATCTGCGCGCCTGCCTCGGCCGCTGA